A DNA window from Hevea brasiliensis isolate MT/VB/25A 57/8 chromosome 2, ASM3005281v1, whole genome shotgun sequence contains the following coding sequences:
- the LOC110638776 gene encoding glutathione S-transferase U10 codes for MEKQQSEVVLYGTWASAYCTRVRLALKLKGITYEYVEEDLTNKSESLLHYNPVHKKVPVLVHKGKPVAESLVILEYIDDCWNNSPKLLPEDPYQRAKVRFWANFYDQKIFPSSHAVALSKGKEQVNAIKEFDELLGAFEKGIEKDFSIKFPFNGETLGFLDIVVGTHACNYRAFEEAVTVLFDPKKHPAFLWWVAKLKDSPLIKETLPPHDKLVAKIKEVFFQAPKA; via the exons atggAGAAGCAGCAAAGTGAAGTTGTGTTGTATGGGACATGGGCTAGTGCCTACTGCACGAGGGTGCGGTTGGCCCTTAAACTCAAGGGCATAACCTATGAGTACGTGGAGGAGGATCTAACCAACAAAAGCGAGTCCCTACTTCACTACAACCCTGTCCACAAGAAGGTGCCTGTTTTGGTGCACAAAGGGAAGCCCGTGGCTGAATCGCTCGTCATTCTCGAGTATATTGACGATTGCTGGAACAATTCCCCCAAACTATTGCCCGAGGATCCTTACCAAAGAGCCAAAGTTCGTTTTTGGGCCAATTTTTATGATCAGAAG ATCTTCCCAAGCTCACACGCTGTCGCCTTGTCCAAGGGCAAAGAGCAAGTGAACGCCATTAAAGAGTTCGATGAGTTGCTTGGCGCGTTTGAAAAAGGCATCGAGAAAGATTTCTCAATAAAATTTCCTTTCAACGGTGAGACCTTGGGATTTCTTGATATCGTTGTAGGCACACATGCTTGCAATTATCGAGCTTTTGAAGAGGCTGTGACTGTGCTTTTTGACCCAAAAAAGCATCCAGCTTTTCTATGGTGGGTGGCTAAGCTGAAGGACAGCCCTTTGATTAAGGAAACTCTCCCTCCACATGACAAGCTGGTTGCCAAAATCAAAGAGGTGTTTTTCCAGGCTCCAAAGGCTTAA
- the LOC110638777 gene encoding 60S ribosomal protein L34, whose amino-acid sequence MVQRLTYRKRHSYATKSNQHRVVKTPGGKLVYQTTKKRASGPKCPVTGKRIQGIPHLRPAEYKRSRLARNRRTVNRAYGGVLSGGAVRERIIRAFLVEEQKIVKKVLKIQKAKEKQASRS is encoded by the exons ATGGTTCAGAGACTGACATATCGGAAACGGCACAGTTATGCCACCAAATCGAACCAGCACCGGGTCGTCAAAACCCCTG GAGGAAAATTGGTGTACCAGACTACAAAGAAGAGAGCTAGTGGTCCGAAGTGCCCTGTTACTGGCAAGAGGATTCAAGGG ATTCCTCACTTGAGACCTGCTGAATATAAGAGGTCAAGATTGGCACGAAACAGGAGAACTGTGAACCGGGCTTATGGTGGAGTACTGTCCGGTGGTGCTGTTAGAGAAAG GATTATTCGAGCCTTTTTGGTTGAAGAACAAAAGATTGTGAAAAAGGTCTTGAAGATTCAAAAGGCAAAGGAAAAACAAGCCTCTAGAAGTTAA